The Trichosurus vulpecula isolate mTriVul1 chromosome 4, mTriVul1.pri, whole genome shotgun sequence genome contains a region encoding:
- the ANKRD40 gene encoding ankyrin repeat domain-containing protein 40, whose product MSAQLEEKEQQERLREAAALGDIHEVQKLVESGVDVNSQNEVNGWTCLHWACKRNHGQVVSYLLNSGADKEILTTKGEMPVQLTSRKDIRKIMGVEDDDDDLPELKKDSELPFVPNYLANPPFPFTYTATPDGSAQLQNGRSSTPPASPPSDHLLPVVPPRDETPRLGSFSHDHTSLALVQNGDMSVPSAIFRKPESTKPGPVCQPPVSHNRSLFSPVTPKPPVSLDQQNGTFTGPTPAFQPFFFTGAFPFNMQELVLKVRIQNPSLRENDFIEIELDRQELTYQELLRVSCCELGVNPEQVEKIRKLPNTLLRKDKDVARLQDFQELELVLMINENNFLFRNAASTLTERPCYNRRASKLTY is encoded by the exons ATGAGCGCCCAGCTGGAGGAGAAGGAGCAGCAGGAGAGGCTGAGGGAGGCCGCGGCCCTAGGGGACATCCACGAGGTGCAGAAACTGGTGGAGAGCGGGGTGGATGTGAACTCCCAGAATGAGGTCAACGGCTG GACCTGTTTGCACTGGGCATGCAAACGAAATCATGGCCAGGTGGTCTCTTACCTGTTAAACTCAGGAGCTGACAAAGAGATTCTCACCACAAAAGGCGAAATGCCAGTACAATTGACGTCAAGAAAAGATATCAGGAAGATTATGGGAG tggaagatgatgatgatgaccttcCAGAGCTGAAGAAAGATTCAGAACTTCCCTTTGTTCCCAATTATTTGGCTAATCCACCCTTCCCTTTCACATATACCGCCACACCAGATGGTTCagctcaactgcaaaatgggagaTCCTCCACACCTCCTGCATCACCTCCGTCTGATCACTTGCTTCCTGTGGTGCCACCCCGGGATGAAACACCCCGACTAGGGTCCTTTTCACATGACCATACTTCCTTGGCACTAGTCCAGAATGGGGATATGTCTGTCCCCTCTGCCATATTTAGAAAACCAGAAAGCACAAAACCTGGTCCTGTTTGTCAACCACCTGTGAGTCACAATCGCTCCCTATTCTCTCCCGTCACACCCAAGCCACCAGTGTCTCTGGATCAACAGAATGGGACTTTTACAGGACCAACACCAGCATTCCAGCCATTTTTCTTCACCGGAGCTTTTCCATTTAATATGCAAG AGCTGGTACTAAAggtgagaattcagaatccatCTCTTCGAGAAAATGACTTCATTGAGATCGAACTTGATCGACAAGAACTCACCTACCAGGAACTGCTCAGAGTGAGTTGCTGTGAACTGGGGGTTAATCCAGAACAAGTGGAGAAGATCAGAAAGTTACCAAATACTCTGTTAAGAAAG GACAAAGATGTTGCCCGGCTTCAAGATTTCCAAGAGCTGGAACTGGTTCTAATgataaatgaaaataactttCTATTCAGAAATGCTGCATCGACACTGACTGAAAGGCCTTGTTATAATAGGAGAGCTTCAAAACTGACTTACTAA